Proteins encoded together in one Carya illinoinensis cultivar Pawnee chromosome 3, C.illinoinensisPawnee_v1, whole genome shotgun sequence window:
- the LOC122304233 gene encoding cellulose synthase-like protein E6 isoform X1, with product MEKNHHLPLYATKSAKARIAFQLFALSLFVGICFIFVYRVSNIPSEEEAGRWAWIGLFLSELWFCFYWFMTLVVRWNPIYRCTFKDRLSISRYEEALPNIDIFVCTADPMIEPPAMVINTVLSVMAYDYPPQKLNVYLSDDGGSDLTFYAMVEASSFSKIWLPFCKKFKVEPRSPEAYFRTAVLEPLEDPVKAKERSSIKKSYEGMKKRIETTTKLGRISEEIRKQHKGFREWNSVASRRYHQTILQILVHAKDPKAVDIEGQPLPTLVYLAREKRPQYHHNFKAGSVNALIRVSSRISNGPIILILDCDMYSNNSESMRDAVCFFMDEEKGHEVGFVQFPQSFENLTKNDVYGSSLNVISGVEIHGFDGNGGPCFIGTGCFHRRNALCGQKYSDQECKENWKGWNDIKMEETASVLEDTSKVLASCTYEEKYAQWGNEMGLKYGCPVEDVITGLAIQCRGWRSIYFNPERKGFLGLAPTTLLQTLIQHRRWSEGDFQIFVSRYCPFVYGYKKIPLKLQLSYCPYLLWAPNCLATLYYVAVPSLCLLSGIPLFPKISSAWVLPFAFVIIVHRAYSLGEFVWCGGTFQGWWNEQRMWLFKRISSYFFAFIDNILKLMGFTDSAFAITAKVAETDVSQRCEQELMEFGASSPMFTVIATMALLNAFCFVGGMKRVLMDMQSWFSNPFTLQILLCALLVIISLPVYQGLFLRKDEGRMPSSVTQWSLMFAALACALACY from the exons ATGGAAAAAAACCATCATCTTCCGCTTTATGCGACAAAGTCAGCAAAGGCACGTATTGCTTTTCAATTATTTGCACTTTCGCTCTTCGTGGGTATATGCTTCATCTTTGTATATAGAGTGAGCAATATACCATCAGAAGAAGAAGCCGGAAGATGGGCTTGGATAGGATTGTTTCTCTCAGAGCTTTGGTTTTGCTTTTATTGGTTTATGACTCTAGTTGTCCGGTGGAATCCCATCTACCGTTGCACTTTCAAAGATAGGCTGTCCATCAG CAGATACGAAGAGGCTTTGCCGAACATAGACATATTCGTATGCACAGCGGACCCCATGATAGAACCACCGGCTATGGTGATCAACACAGTTCTATCAGTCATGGCTTATGACTATCCACCACAAAAGCTAAACGTTTATCTCTCCGACGATGGTGGTTCCGATTTGACGTTCTACGCGATGGTAGAGGCCTCAAGTTTCTCAAAGATTTGGCTTCCCTTTTGCAAGAAATTCAAGGTGGAACCAAGATCTCCGGAAGCTTATTTCCGAACAGCTGTACTTGAGCCACTTGAGGATCCTGTCAAGGCCAAGGAGAGGTCCTCCATCAAG AAATCATATGAAGGCATGAAGAAACGGATTGAAACCACCACAAAGCTCGGCCGAATTTCAGAAGAAATACGCAAACAACACAAGGGATTCAGAGAGTGGAATTCGGTCGCAAGCCGACGTTATCATCAAACCATTCTTCAA ATACTTGTCCATGCGAAAGACCCCAAGGCTGTAGACATTGAAGGACAGCCATTGCCAACTTTGGTATACTTAGCACGTGAAAAGAGACCACAATACCACCACAACTTCAAAGCAGGATCCGTAAATGCACTG ataagggTGTCATCGAGGATAAGCAATGGCCCCATAATTCTTATTTTGGATTGCGACATGTATTCAAACAATTCGGAGTCAATGAGGGATGCTGTGTGTTTTTTCATGGATGAAGAGAAGGGTCACGAAGTTGGCTTCGTACAGTTTCCACAGTCCTTCGAGAACCTTACGAAGAACGATGTCTACGGCAGTTCCTTGAACGTAATCTCGGGG GTGGAGATTCATGGATTTGACGGGAATGGAGGACCATGCTTTATTGGTACTGGGTGCTTTCACAGAAGAAACGCTCTTTGTGGACAGAAGTATAGTGATCAGGAATGTAAGGAAAATTGGAAGGGATGGAATGACATTAAAATGGAAGAGACTGCGAGTGTCCTAGAAGATACTTCCAAAGTCCTTGCAAGTTGTACCTATGAAGAGAAGTACGCCCAATGGGGAAacgag ATGGGTCTGAAATATGGCTGTCCAGTGGAAGATGTCATAACAGGACTAGCTATACAATGTCGAGGTTGGCGATCCATCTATTTCAATCCAGAAAGGAAGGGCTTCCTCGGACTTGCGCCCACTACATTACTGCAGACACTTATACAGCACAGAAGATGGAGTGAAGGTGATTTTCAGATCTTTGTCTCAAGGTACTGTCCCTTTGTGTATGGGTATAAAAAGATTCCCCTCAAACTTCAACTTTCCTACTGTCCCTATTTGCTATGGGCTCCAAACTGCTTGGCCACACTGTATTATGTTGCAGTACCATCCTTGTGCCTGCTTAGTGGCATCCCCTTGTTTCCTAAG ATTTCAAGCGCATGGGTGCTACCATTCGCATTCGTCATCATTGTCCACCGGGCATACAGTCTTGGAGAATTTGTTTGGTGTGGGGGCACATTCCAAGGTTGGTGGAATGAACAAAGGATGTGGCTATTCAAAAGAATCAGTTCCTACTTCTTTGCCTTCATTGACAACATCCTAAAACTTATGGGATTTACGGACTCGGCCTTCGCCATCACGGCAAAGGTGGCTGAAACGGATGTGTCGCAGAGATGTGAGCAGGAGCTCATGGAATTCGGTGCTTCTTCCCCAATGTTTACCGTTATAGCAACCATGGCATTGCTAAACGCATTCTGTTTTGTTGGAGGAATGAAGAGGGTGCTTATGGATATGCAAAGTTGGTTTTCAAACCCATTTACGTTGCAGATTCTTCTATGTGCTCTCCTGGTTATTATCAGCCTCCCTGTTTATCAAGGTCTCTTCCTCAGGAAAGACGAGGGCAGGATGCCAAGTTCAGTGACACAATGGTCACTTATGTTTGCGGCTTTGGCTTGTGCGTTAGCGTGTTATTAA
- the LOC122304233 gene encoding cellulose synthase-like protein E6 isoform X4, with translation MEKNHHLPLYATKSAKARIAFQLFALSLFVGICFIFVYRVSNIPSEEEAGRWAWIGLFLSELWFCFYWFMTLVVRWNPIYRCTFKDRLSIRYEEALPNIDIFVCTADPMIEPPAMVINTVLSVMAYDYPPQKLNVYLSDDGGSDLTFYAMVEASSFSKIWLPFCKKFKVEPRSPEAYFRTAVLEPLEDPVKAKERSSIKKSYEGMKKRIETTTKLGRISEEIRKQHKGFREWNSVASRRYHQTILQILVHAKDPKAVDIEGQPLPTLVYLAREKRPQYHHNFKAGSVNALIRVSSRISNGPIILILDCDMYSNNSESMRDAVCFFMDEEKGHEVGFVQFPQSFENLTKNDVYGSSLNVEIHGFDGNGGPCFIGTGCFHRRNALCGQKYSDQECKENWKGWNDIKMEETASVLEDTSKVLASCTYEEKYAQWGNEMGLKYGCPVEDVITGLAIQCRGWRSIYFNPERKGFLGLAPTTLLQTLIQHRRWSEGDFQIFVSRYCPFVYGYKKIPLKLQLSYCPYLLWAPNCLATLYYVAVPSLCLLSGIPLFPKISSAWVLPFAFVIIVHRAYSLGEFVWCGGTFQGWWNEQRMWLFKRISSYFFAFIDNILKLMGFTDSAFAITAKVAETDVSQRCEQELMEFGASSPMFTVIATMALLNAFCFVGGMKRVLMDMQSWFSNPFTLQILLCALLVIISLPVYQGLFLRKDEGRMPSSVTQWSLMFAALACALACY, from the exons ATGGAAAAAAACCATCATCTTCCGCTTTATGCGACAAAGTCAGCAAAGGCACGTATTGCTTTTCAATTATTTGCACTTTCGCTCTTCGTGGGTATATGCTTCATCTTTGTATATAGAGTGAGCAATATACCATCAGAAGAAGAAGCCGGAAGATGGGCTTGGATAGGATTGTTTCTCTCAGAGCTTTGGTTTTGCTTTTATTGGTTTATGACTCTAGTTGTCCGGTGGAATCCCATCTACCGTTGCACTTTCAAAGATAGGCTGTCCATCAG ATACGAAGAGGCTTTGCCGAACATAGACATATTCGTATGCACAGCGGACCCCATGATAGAACCACCGGCTATGGTGATCAACACAGTTCTATCAGTCATGGCTTATGACTATCCACCACAAAAGCTAAACGTTTATCTCTCCGACGATGGTGGTTCCGATTTGACGTTCTACGCGATGGTAGAGGCCTCAAGTTTCTCAAAGATTTGGCTTCCCTTTTGCAAGAAATTCAAGGTGGAACCAAGATCTCCGGAAGCTTATTTCCGAACAGCTGTACTTGAGCCACTTGAGGATCCTGTCAAGGCCAAGGAGAGGTCCTCCATCAAG AAATCATATGAAGGCATGAAGAAACGGATTGAAACCACCACAAAGCTCGGCCGAATTTCAGAAGAAATACGCAAACAACACAAGGGATTCAGAGAGTGGAATTCGGTCGCAAGCCGACGTTATCATCAAACCATTCTTCAA ATACTTGTCCATGCGAAAGACCCCAAGGCTGTAGACATTGAAGGACAGCCATTGCCAACTTTGGTATACTTAGCACGTGAAAAGAGACCACAATACCACCACAACTTCAAAGCAGGATCCGTAAATGCACTG ataagggTGTCATCGAGGATAAGCAATGGCCCCATAATTCTTATTTTGGATTGCGACATGTATTCAAACAATTCGGAGTCAATGAGGGATGCTGTGTGTTTTTTCATGGATGAAGAGAAGGGTCACGAAGTTGGCTTCGTACAGTTTCCACAGTCCTTCGAGAACCTTACGAAGAACGATGTCTACGGCAGTTCCTTGAAC GTGGAGATTCATGGATTTGACGGGAATGGAGGACCATGCTTTATTGGTACTGGGTGCTTTCACAGAAGAAACGCTCTTTGTGGACAGAAGTATAGTGATCAGGAATGTAAGGAAAATTGGAAGGGATGGAATGACATTAAAATGGAAGAGACTGCGAGTGTCCTAGAAGATACTTCCAAAGTCCTTGCAAGTTGTACCTATGAAGAGAAGTACGCCCAATGGGGAAacgag ATGGGTCTGAAATATGGCTGTCCAGTGGAAGATGTCATAACAGGACTAGCTATACAATGTCGAGGTTGGCGATCCATCTATTTCAATCCAGAAAGGAAGGGCTTCCTCGGACTTGCGCCCACTACATTACTGCAGACACTTATACAGCACAGAAGATGGAGTGAAGGTGATTTTCAGATCTTTGTCTCAAGGTACTGTCCCTTTGTGTATGGGTATAAAAAGATTCCCCTCAAACTTCAACTTTCCTACTGTCCCTATTTGCTATGGGCTCCAAACTGCTTGGCCACACTGTATTATGTTGCAGTACCATCCTTGTGCCTGCTTAGTGGCATCCCCTTGTTTCCTAAG ATTTCAAGCGCATGGGTGCTACCATTCGCATTCGTCATCATTGTCCACCGGGCATACAGTCTTGGAGAATTTGTTTGGTGTGGGGGCACATTCCAAGGTTGGTGGAATGAACAAAGGATGTGGCTATTCAAAAGAATCAGTTCCTACTTCTTTGCCTTCATTGACAACATCCTAAAACTTATGGGATTTACGGACTCGGCCTTCGCCATCACGGCAAAGGTGGCTGAAACGGATGTGTCGCAGAGATGTGAGCAGGAGCTCATGGAATTCGGTGCTTCTTCCCCAATGTTTACCGTTATAGCAACCATGGCATTGCTAAACGCATTCTGTTTTGTTGGAGGAATGAAGAGGGTGCTTATGGATATGCAAAGTTGGTTTTCAAACCCATTTACGTTGCAGATTCTTCTATGTGCTCTCCTGGTTATTATCAGCCTCCCTGTTTATCAAGGTCTCTTCCTCAGGAAAGACGAGGGCAGGATGCCAAGTTCAGTGACACAATGGTCACTTATGTTTGCGGCTTTGGCTTGTGCGTTAGCGTGTTATTAA
- the LOC122304233 gene encoding cellulose synthase-like protein E6 isoform X5: MEKNHHLPLYATKSAKARIAFQLFALSLFVGICFIFVYRVSNIPSEEEAGRWAWIGLFLSELWFCFYWFMTLVVRWNPIYRCTFKDRLSISRYEEALPNIDIFVCTADPMIEPPAMVINTVLSVMAYDYPPQKLNVYLSDDGGSDLTFYAMVEASSFSKIWLPFCKKFKVEPRSPEAYFRTAVLEPLEDPVKAKERSSIKILVHAKDPKAVDIEGQPLPTLVYLAREKRPQYHHNFKAGSVNALIRVSSRISNGPIILILDCDMYSNNSESMRDAVCFFMDEEKGHEVGFVQFPQSFENLTKNDVYGSSLNVISGVEIHGFDGNGGPCFIGTGCFHRRNALCGQKYSDQECKENWKGWNDIKMEETASVLEDTSKVLASCTYEEKYAQWGNEMGLKYGCPVEDVITGLAIQCRGWRSIYFNPERKGFLGLAPTTLLQTLIQHRRWSEGDFQIFVSRYCPFVYGYKKIPLKLQLSYCPYLLWAPNCLATLYYVAVPSLCLLSGIPLFPKISSAWVLPFAFVIIVHRAYSLGEFVWCGGTFQGWWNEQRMWLFKRISSYFFAFIDNILKLMGFTDSAFAITAKVAETDVSQRCEQELMEFGASSPMFTVIATMALLNAFCFVGGMKRVLMDMQSWFSNPFTLQILLCALLVIISLPVYQGLFLRKDEGRMPSSVTQWSLMFAALACALACY, from the exons ATGGAAAAAAACCATCATCTTCCGCTTTATGCGACAAAGTCAGCAAAGGCACGTATTGCTTTTCAATTATTTGCACTTTCGCTCTTCGTGGGTATATGCTTCATCTTTGTATATAGAGTGAGCAATATACCATCAGAAGAAGAAGCCGGAAGATGGGCTTGGATAGGATTGTTTCTCTCAGAGCTTTGGTTTTGCTTTTATTGGTTTATGACTCTAGTTGTCCGGTGGAATCCCATCTACCGTTGCACTTTCAAAGATAGGCTGTCCATCAG CAGATACGAAGAGGCTTTGCCGAACATAGACATATTCGTATGCACAGCGGACCCCATGATAGAACCACCGGCTATGGTGATCAACACAGTTCTATCAGTCATGGCTTATGACTATCCACCACAAAAGCTAAACGTTTATCTCTCCGACGATGGTGGTTCCGATTTGACGTTCTACGCGATGGTAGAGGCCTCAAGTTTCTCAAAGATTTGGCTTCCCTTTTGCAAGAAATTCAAGGTGGAACCAAGATCTCCGGAAGCTTATTTCCGAACAGCTGTACTTGAGCCACTTGAGGATCCTGTCAAGGCCAAGGAGAGGTCCTCCATCAAG ATACTTGTCCATGCGAAAGACCCCAAGGCTGTAGACATTGAAGGACAGCCATTGCCAACTTTGGTATACTTAGCACGTGAAAAGAGACCACAATACCACCACAACTTCAAAGCAGGATCCGTAAATGCACTG ataagggTGTCATCGAGGATAAGCAATGGCCCCATAATTCTTATTTTGGATTGCGACATGTATTCAAACAATTCGGAGTCAATGAGGGATGCTGTGTGTTTTTTCATGGATGAAGAGAAGGGTCACGAAGTTGGCTTCGTACAGTTTCCACAGTCCTTCGAGAACCTTACGAAGAACGATGTCTACGGCAGTTCCTTGAACGTAATCTCGGGG GTGGAGATTCATGGATTTGACGGGAATGGAGGACCATGCTTTATTGGTACTGGGTGCTTTCACAGAAGAAACGCTCTTTGTGGACAGAAGTATAGTGATCAGGAATGTAAGGAAAATTGGAAGGGATGGAATGACATTAAAATGGAAGAGACTGCGAGTGTCCTAGAAGATACTTCCAAAGTCCTTGCAAGTTGTACCTATGAAGAGAAGTACGCCCAATGGGGAAacgag ATGGGTCTGAAATATGGCTGTCCAGTGGAAGATGTCATAACAGGACTAGCTATACAATGTCGAGGTTGGCGATCCATCTATTTCAATCCAGAAAGGAAGGGCTTCCTCGGACTTGCGCCCACTACATTACTGCAGACACTTATACAGCACAGAAGATGGAGTGAAGGTGATTTTCAGATCTTTGTCTCAAGGTACTGTCCCTTTGTGTATGGGTATAAAAAGATTCCCCTCAAACTTCAACTTTCCTACTGTCCCTATTTGCTATGGGCTCCAAACTGCTTGGCCACACTGTATTATGTTGCAGTACCATCCTTGTGCCTGCTTAGTGGCATCCCCTTGTTTCCTAAG ATTTCAAGCGCATGGGTGCTACCATTCGCATTCGTCATCATTGTCCACCGGGCATACAGTCTTGGAGAATTTGTTTGGTGTGGGGGCACATTCCAAGGTTGGTGGAATGAACAAAGGATGTGGCTATTCAAAAGAATCAGTTCCTACTTCTTTGCCTTCATTGACAACATCCTAAAACTTATGGGATTTACGGACTCGGCCTTCGCCATCACGGCAAAGGTGGCTGAAACGGATGTGTCGCAGAGATGTGAGCAGGAGCTCATGGAATTCGGTGCTTCTTCCCCAATGTTTACCGTTATAGCAACCATGGCATTGCTAAACGCATTCTGTTTTGTTGGAGGAATGAAGAGGGTGCTTATGGATATGCAAAGTTGGTTTTCAAACCCATTTACGTTGCAGATTCTTCTATGTGCTCTCCTGGTTATTATCAGCCTCCCTGTTTATCAAGGTCTCTTCCTCAGGAAAGACGAGGGCAGGATGCCAAGTTCAGTGACACAATGGTCACTTATGTTTGCGGCTTTGGCTTGTGCGTTAGCGTGTTATTAA
- the LOC122304233 gene encoding cellulose synthase-like protein E6 isoform X2 — MEKNHHLPLYATKSAKARIAFQLFALSLFVGICFIFVYRVSNIPSEEEAGRWAWIGLFLSELWFCFYWFMTLVVRWNPIYRCTFKDRLSIRYEEALPNIDIFVCTADPMIEPPAMVINTVLSVMAYDYPPQKLNVYLSDDGGSDLTFYAMVEASSFSKIWLPFCKKFKVEPRSPEAYFRTAVLEPLEDPVKAKERSSIKKSYEGMKKRIETTTKLGRISEEIRKQHKGFREWNSVASRRYHQTILQILVHAKDPKAVDIEGQPLPTLVYLAREKRPQYHHNFKAGSVNALIRVSSRISNGPIILILDCDMYSNNSESMRDAVCFFMDEEKGHEVGFVQFPQSFENLTKNDVYGSSLNVISGVEIHGFDGNGGPCFIGTGCFHRRNALCGQKYSDQECKENWKGWNDIKMEETASVLEDTSKVLASCTYEEKYAQWGNEMGLKYGCPVEDVITGLAIQCRGWRSIYFNPERKGFLGLAPTTLLQTLIQHRRWSEGDFQIFVSRYCPFVYGYKKIPLKLQLSYCPYLLWAPNCLATLYYVAVPSLCLLSGIPLFPKISSAWVLPFAFVIIVHRAYSLGEFVWCGGTFQGWWNEQRMWLFKRISSYFFAFIDNILKLMGFTDSAFAITAKVAETDVSQRCEQELMEFGASSPMFTVIATMALLNAFCFVGGMKRVLMDMQSWFSNPFTLQILLCALLVIISLPVYQGLFLRKDEGRMPSSVTQWSLMFAALACALACY, encoded by the exons ATGGAAAAAAACCATCATCTTCCGCTTTATGCGACAAAGTCAGCAAAGGCACGTATTGCTTTTCAATTATTTGCACTTTCGCTCTTCGTGGGTATATGCTTCATCTTTGTATATAGAGTGAGCAATATACCATCAGAAGAAGAAGCCGGAAGATGGGCTTGGATAGGATTGTTTCTCTCAGAGCTTTGGTTTTGCTTTTATTGGTTTATGACTCTAGTTGTCCGGTGGAATCCCATCTACCGTTGCACTTTCAAAGATAGGCTGTCCATCAG ATACGAAGAGGCTTTGCCGAACATAGACATATTCGTATGCACAGCGGACCCCATGATAGAACCACCGGCTATGGTGATCAACACAGTTCTATCAGTCATGGCTTATGACTATCCACCACAAAAGCTAAACGTTTATCTCTCCGACGATGGTGGTTCCGATTTGACGTTCTACGCGATGGTAGAGGCCTCAAGTTTCTCAAAGATTTGGCTTCCCTTTTGCAAGAAATTCAAGGTGGAACCAAGATCTCCGGAAGCTTATTTCCGAACAGCTGTACTTGAGCCACTTGAGGATCCTGTCAAGGCCAAGGAGAGGTCCTCCATCAAG AAATCATATGAAGGCATGAAGAAACGGATTGAAACCACCACAAAGCTCGGCCGAATTTCAGAAGAAATACGCAAACAACACAAGGGATTCAGAGAGTGGAATTCGGTCGCAAGCCGACGTTATCATCAAACCATTCTTCAA ATACTTGTCCATGCGAAAGACCCCAAGGCTGTAGACATTGAAGGACAGCCATTGCCAACTTTGGTATACTTAGCACGTGAAAAGAGACCACAATACCACCACAACTTCAAAGCAGGATCCGTAAATGCACTG ataagggTGTCATCGAGGATAAGCAATGGCCCCATAATTCTTATTTTGGATTGCGACATGTATTCAAACAATTCGGAGTCAATGAGGGATGCTGTGTGTTTTTTCATGGATGAAGAGAAGGGTCACGAAGTTGGCTTCGTACAGTTTCCACAGTCCTTCGAGAACCTTACGAAGAACGATGTCTACGGCAGTTCCTTGAACGTAATCTCGGGG GTGGAGATTCATGGATTTGACGGGAATGGAGGACCATGCTTTATTGGTACTGGGTGCTTTCACAGAAGAAACGCTCTTTGTGGACAGAAGTATAGTGATCAGGAATGTAAGGAAAATTGGAAGGGATGGAATGACATTAAAATGGAAGAGACTGCGAGTGTCCTAGAAGATACTTCCAAAGTCCTTGCAAGTTGTACCTATGAAGAGAAGTACGCCCAATGGGGAAacgag ATGGGTCTGAAATATGGCTGTCCAGTGGAAGATGTCATAACAGGACTAGCTATACAATGTCGAGGTTGGCGATCCATCTATTTCAATCCAGAAAGGAAGGGCTTCCTCGGACTTGCGCCCACTACATTACTGCAGACACTTATACAGCACAGAAGATGGAGTGAAGGTGATTTTCAGATCTTTGTCTCAAGGTACTGTCCCTTTGTGTATGGGTATAAAAAGATTCCCCTCAAACTTCAACTTTCCTACTGTCCCTATTTGCTATGGGCTCCAAACTGCTTGGCCACACTGTATTATGTTGCAGTACCATCCTTGTGCCTGCTTAGTGGCATCCCCTTGTTTCCTAAG ATTTCAAGCGCATGGGTGCTACCATTCGCATTCGTCATCATTGTCCACCGGGCATACAGTCTTGGAGAATTTGTTTGGTGTGGGGGCACATTCCAAGGTTGGTGGAATGAACAAAGGATGTGGCTATTCAAAAGAATCAGTTCCTACTTCTTTGCCTTCATTGACAACATCCTAAAACTTATGGGATTTACGGACTCGGCCTTCGCCATCACGGCAAAGGTGGCTGAAACGGATGTGTCGCAGAGATGTGAGCAGGAGCTCATGGAATTCGGTGCTTCTTCCCCAATGTTTACCGTTATAGCAACCATGGCATTGCTAAACGCATTCTGTTTTGTTGGAGGAATGAAGAGGGTGCTTATGGATATGCAAAGTTGGTTTTCAAACCCATTTACGTTGCAGATTCTTCTATGTGCTCTCCTGGTTATTATCAGCCTCCCTGTTTATCAAGGTCTCTTCCTCAGGAAAGACGAGGGCAGGATGCCAAGTTCAGTGACACAATGGTCACTTATGTTTGCGGCTTTGGCTTGTGCGTTAGCGTGTTATTAA
- the LOC122304233 gene encoding cellulose synthase-like protein E6 isoform X3 produces MEKNHHLPLYATKSAKARIAFQLFALSLFVGICFIFVYRVSNIPSEEEAGRWAWIGLFLSELWFCFYWFMTLVVRWNPIYRCTFKDRLSISRYEEALPNIDIFVCTADPMIEPPAMVINTVLSVMAYDYPPQKLNVYLSDDGGSDLTFYAMVEASSFSKIWLPFCKKFKVEPRSPEAYFRTAVLEPLEDPVKAKERSSIKKSYEGMKKRIETTTKLGRISEEIRKQHKGFREWNSVASRRYHQTILQILVHAKDPKAVDIEGQPLPTLVYLAREKRPQYHHNFKAGSVNALIRVSSRISNGPIILILDCDMYSNNSESMRDAVCFFMDEEKGHEVGFVQFPQSFENLTKNDVYGSSLNVEIHGFDGNGGPCFIGTGCFHRRNALCGQKYSDQECKENWKGWNDIKMEETASVLEDTSKVLASCTYEEKYAQWGNEMGLKYGCPVEDVITGLAIQCRGWRSIYFNPERKGFLGLAPTTLLQTLIQHRRWSEGDFQIFVSRYCPFVYGYKKIPLKLQLSYCPYLLWAPNCLATLYYVAVPSLCLLSGIPLFPKISSAWVLPFAFVIIVHRAYSLGEFVWCGGTFQGWWNEQRMWLFKRISSYFFAFIDNILKLMGFTDSAFAITAKVAETDVSQRCEQELMEFGASSPMFTVIATMALLNAFCFVGGMKRVLMDMQSWFSNPFTLQILLCALLVIISLPVYQGLFLRKDEGRMPSSVTQWSLMFAALACALACY; encoded by the exons ATGGAAAAAAACCATCATCTTCCGCTTTATGCGACAAAGTCAGCAAAGGCACGTATTGCTTTTCAATTATTTGCACTTTCGCTCTTCGTGGGTATATGCTTCATCTTTGTATATAGAGTGAGCAATATACCATCAGAAGAAGAAGCCGGAAGATGGGCTTGGATAGGATTGTTTCTCTCAGAGCTTTGGTTTTGCTTTTATTGGTTTATGACTCTAGTTGTCCGGTGGAATCCCATCTACCGTTGCACTTTCAAAGATAGGCTGTCCATCAG CAGATACGAAGAGGCTTTGCCGAACATAGACATATTCGTATGCACAGCGGACCCCATGATAGAACCACCGGCTATGGTGATCAACACAGTTCTATCAGTCATGGCTTATGACTATCCACCACAAAAGCTAAACGTTTATCTCTCCGACGATGGTGGTTCCGATTTGACGTTCTACGCGATGGTAGAGGCCTCAAGTTTCTCAAAGATTTGGCTTCCCTTTTGCAAGAAATTCAAGGTGGAACCAAGATCTCCGGAAGCTTATTTCCGAACAGCTGTACTTGAGCCACTTGAGGATCCTGTCAAGGCCAAGGAGAGGTCCTCCATCAAG AAATCATATGAAGGCATGAAGAAACGGATTGAAACCACCACAAAGCTCGGCCGAATTTCAGAAGAAATACGCAAACAACACAAGGGATTCAGAGAGTGGAATTCGGTCGCAAGCCGACGTTATCATCAAACCATTCTTCAA ATACTTGTCCATGCGAAAGACCCCAAGGCTGTAGACATTGAAGGACAGCCATTGCCAACTTTGGTATACTTAGCACGTGAAAAGAGACCACAATACCACCACAACTTCAAAGCAGGATCCGTAAATGCACTG ataagggTGTCATCGAGGATAAGCAATGGCCCCATAATTCTTATTTTGGATTGCGACATGTATTCAAACAATTCGGAGTCAATGAGGGATGCTGTGTGTTTTTTCATGGATGAAGAGAAGGGTCACGAAGTTGGCTTCGTACAGTTTCCACAGTCCTTCGAGAACCTTACGAAGAACGATGTCTACGGCAGTTCCTTGAAC GTGGAGATTCATGGATTTGACGGGAATGGAGGACCATGCTTTATTGGTACTGGGTGCTTTCACAGAAGAAACGCTCTTTGTGGACAGAAGTATAGTGATCAGGAATGTAAGGAAAATTGGAAGGGATGGAATGACATTAAAATGGAAGAGACTGCGAGTGTCCTAGAAGATACTTCCAAAGTCCTTGCAAGTTGTACCTATGAAGAGAAGTACGCCCAATGGGGAAacgag ATGGGTCTGAAATATGGCTGTCCAGTGGAAGATGTCATAACAGGACTAGCTATACAATGTCGAGGTTGGCGATCCATCTATTTCAATCCAGAAAGGAAGGGCTTCCTCGGACTTGCGCCCACTACATTACTGCAGACACTTATACAGCACAGAAGATGGAGTGAAGGTGATTTTCAGATCTTTGTCTCAAGGTACTGTCCCTTTGTGTATGGGTATAAAAAGATTCCCCTCAAACTTCAACTTTCCTACTGTCCCTATTTGCTATGGGCTCCAAACTGCTTGGCCACACTGTATTATGTTGCAGTACCATCCTTGTGCCTGCTTAGTGGCATCCCCTTGTTTCCTAAG ATTTCAAGCGCATGGGTGCTACCATTCGCATTCGTCATCATTGTCCACCGGGCATACAGTCTTGGAGAATTTGTTTGGTGTGGGGGCACATTCCAAGGTTGGTGGAATGAACAAAGGATGTGGCTATTCAAAAGAATCAGTTCCTACTTCTTTGCCTTCATTGACAACATCCTAAAACTTATGGGATTTACGGACTCGGCCTTCGCCATCACGGCAAAGGTGGCTGAAACGGATGTGTCGCAGAGATGTGAGCAGGAGCTCATGGAATTCGGTGCTTCTTCCCCAATGTTTACCGTTATAGCAACCATGGCATTGCTAAACGCATTCTGTTTTGTTGGAGGAATGAAGAGGGTGCTTATGGATATGCAAAGTTGGTTTTCAAACCCATTTACGTTGCAGATTCTTCTATGTGCTCTCCTGGTTATTATCAGCCTCCCTGTTTATCAAGGTCTCTTCCTCAGGAAAGACGAGGGCAGGATGCCAAGTTCAGTGACACAATGGTCACTTATGTTTGCGGCTTTGGCTTGTGCGTTAGCGTGTTATTAA